CCTCAGCAGCGGCCGCACCGACAGCGACGCCGTCTCGCTGTCCGGCAGCAGCGTGTGAGTACACAGACACACTCACACACGACACTCCCGGATAGTACTTTACACATAGGAGCTTTATATGAACAGTACATTAGACTAAAACCCGTATAGATTTATGCAGGAACGATACTGAGCAAAATGGCGCCCTTTAGTATCCTGATTGAATGTTCAGTAGATGAAGAAGTACTTAGAAAAGTAATAAGCACGAGTAAAAATGTACATAAGTCGCTAAGCAAAGTATATTTCTTGCAAAATGTAGCTAGACCAACAAAAAATCTTGACTTGTTGTGAATATAAAATCcatctttaataaaatacataagtgTCGCTGCTGGAATTAAACCAAGTCGATgaattattcatttatgtttCATAACGAATGCTTTGATCAATAAGTGCGAACATATAAAGCTCCAATGTTAGATATAATACAAGACTTGACATCTACAAGAggtaagtttaatattttcttttatttttaaatctttgaacCCTTTACTTGAAGCTTTACtccttaattttaaactaatcgATCATTAAGAACCCATCCGTGTGatgaacttaatttattaacttgCATCAGATGATGACCCTATAACAAACATTGAATTCAATAAAGATTACCTAGAATGCCAAAAAAACTCCGCATGAATCTAAATTCTGAGCTCCGCTCcagatatttttctttgaaatgtgTTGAAACAAATCTATTTCAGAGCATTCCACAcaaattttgacaatatttttcgaAACGGTACATTTGAGGTGTCCAAAAACGTTAAAGtatgaataaaagttatcttaaAGTATAAAAGCCCACAGAGAAGACGCTCAACAATTTCCATTACTTCAATCTTAGTTCGCCTGTGTAACGTATCATTCTGATGTCCACAGTGACGGCATGTCAGTGCGCGGCGTCCGCGAGTCGCGCGAGTCCCGCCACCGGCCGCGGCTGCACGGGCTCGACCGCAACGCTGTCATCAACAAGGAACAGGATACCGCCATGGTGAGTCACCGTTACTATTGAACTTCACATTTTGTCCACACAGTGTCGCTGATCTGAACAAAACGTTCTCGTATGGCATACTTGAGGCACCAGAGTGAGATATCTGTCTGTAAGTCAAgtaaaattgcaattttaatacGCCAAACAAACTAAacggtattttaataaatcgcAAATCAAATAGGGTCAATTTGCACacttgtaaattattaatctaTCAATCCAACTGTTGATAAGGCACGAACACACtgaatttattatctttatgaCGTATACATGTTCATTGtcaaatttgtatttcaattttcGCTTCGTATGGTTTATAGCAAAATGAATATTGCCCTCCATATACAGAATTACAAACGGCATATCTGTTCCCAAATTATACATTAGGATTAAGAATAGGAATTATAATACAGTTCCCGTAAAGCAATTGAACCGGGTTACAAAATAGTTTAGATTTGACCAAAATTCGGCTACAAATACCATGAAAATTCTACCCAAGTTCGTATTAACTTGACTACGCATAGATGTCGTTGCATGTCGGTGGCCATAAACAGCGCCTTAATTTCAGAACACATTAGATGTGTTCAAAGAATGTTGATCACCATATTATGCAGATGAAAAAGCTACCGCCATACTTAGGCTAACtataaaactgtcaaaacatTGCCGTTTTTTATACAGATGATCCCGCGAACACAGCGAGTGCAGTCGGAACAGCTGCGCGTGTTGCCGCCGGCGGAGTTCGCGCCGCTGCTCATAGAGAAGCTGGAGCGAGTGCGCCGCGACCAGGAGGCCAAGGAGCGCCTCGAGAGACGACTGGCTGAGGTAAATGTTGTTAATAtggttaaaataaacaactctTGGGTGGTCCCTGAAGAATGGTCAAaacttttggtatttttttgtttattatgacaTAGAAAGCTGCctttacaaaatactaaaaaagttATCACGTAGTAGACCAAGTATAACTTTAGCTACCCGAACCACTCTGTTTAAAGTATGTTgcaaggtatttttttcttagcatacatctttttttaagaCATCACCAATTATCCTGAGAGTGCTATTAATTGCTAAATATAATGAACGGTTACATGTACTTACTAAACTTAAATTTGTGTAGGGTGACGGCGAGGAGGCGTCAAGTCAAGCGTTACCGCCGCAGTTGGTGGCGGCGGCTATACGAGAGAAGTTGCAGCTTGATGACGACAACGATCAAGATATACTCGGTAAGTTTGATTTTGAAtgcaaagttttaaattaattagattgGAAATTGTGTGATAAAATGtcaatatatattttggtaCTTATGGGGCGCAGGGTTGATCCTTGGGGTACACCTGTTTTTGTTTAAGCACTTTACTTTGAAATTCAAAacagatacatatttatatgtCGTAGTATTTCCAAATAAGTTATTTGCTCATTTAACTACGcatgttaaaattatgtatagCTAAATTGTAgtttgttgtatttaattatgatttacgCAGTCAAATGTTTAATTCAAATcgattttttctataaatatggACAGTATAGACAACTTTACTTACAGCCAGCATTGAAGTAGGTTTGAATACCAAAGCTACATGAATTACGATCAAAATATCAACTATAGGAAGTAAAAATCCTGGAGTGAGTTGGTACTAGGCACCAAGGTGTTGAGGTACAGTTGTGGTATGTAACGTTCGTTGTGTGTGCAGACCAGCACGTGTCGCGCGTGTGGTCGGAGCGCACGCCGGGCGCGTCCCCgccgggcgggcggcgcgcgcgcccccGCCACGCGCCCCACGCGCCCCACGCGCCCCACGCGCCCCGCCGCGCGCCCTCCGCGCTCTCCGCAGACTCCGGACACTACGACGCGCCGCCGGACTCGCTGCATCACCCGCACTCGCTCACGCGCAGGTACTACTACAAACAACTCTTTCATGCTATCGTCATTCCTATATAACAAATGCCACATATTGACTGCCACGAAGACTTAATTTTCTAAAGGACGGTGAGAATAAACCTAAAAACCCAATTGTCTAGAATCTAAAAACTTTATCCAtctccaaaaacaaaaatgttttactatagTGTTAACtacagtaaaacatttttgttcgtCGATGTTGTTTGGACGCTtcctaatataatattgttgttcAGGTCGTTCTCTAAGAAGACGGTGACGGAGCTGACGGACAGCGGCGTGTCGGTGGTGAGCGAGGCGGGCGGCGTGGAGCCGCGCATCCTGCTGTGGATGGCGGAGGGCGAGCGCCTGGACCGGCGCGCGCACCGCGACCTGGCCTCGCGCGGCTCCTCCGCCGAGCGCGACGACCTGCGCCGCCGCGACAAGCCCACGCCGCGCACGCGGTCAGTAGCACTAGCACTAGCACTAGCTTGCACTCAACACTCACAACCAATAAAACCGACCAGtctaacattaaaaaacagCCTGCGCTGCGCCGAGGAGGTCGGTCACGAGAATCCAACGCTACAGGGAGTAAAAGTAACCCGCAAAATCACTTAGCGTTAACATTAACAAGAACGAAAAAGATCGAAGATATCGCGGACGCCAGGTTTCTTCGATACCAGATGGTCGTTAAAATAAGCAAcgtgattttcatttttttccccttttctttttatacactcactttgtAAGTCAAATTTGAGAGACTTCCCGATAAGgtagcaagctgaaattttcagggcagcTTCTAACCCGACgacaaagcaatttaaaactataaaaaggctgaaccgattttgatattaCTTGAattgagtgacatttaaaaacgtggttaTTTAGATGtcttaaataaatcttcaaatttCATGTTGCTTTTTGTGTACAGTGGAAGCGGCAGCAAGTCCAGCAGCGGGGCTGGTGAAGCGCACACGGTGGTGGTGGTGACGTTCTTGGACGAGAACGTGCCCTACCGGTTCAAGGTGCCCGCCTCGCCGCTCACGCTGCGGACCTTCAAGGAATACCTGCCACGGAAGGGCAACTACAGGTCAGTAAACACACGCATTATACAGCTAACttcataattcataaaattatcCTTATTAGCATAGGAAGCACACAGAGTCCTTAATTATTGGGTCTCTGAGCAAATTATGAGCTTTTTTTAAGAAGATCACTACTAAATTATTTGCTTCTACTTACAGATACTTCTTCAAGACGAACTGCGCTGACCTAGACACGGTGATCCAGGAGGAGGTGAGCAGCGACTCGGACACGCTGCCCATGTTCGAGGGGAAAGTCATGGCGCGCGTCAAGAGCATCGACTAGACCACACGCACAGGACGCTCACAACACCTTCACGTTGGAACCAAACCTACTACACAATTACTCAAGTACCAGCGCATCAACGGACAAAGTAGTCACCTGAACAAACACAGGTCCATTTTCGAATGTGTCGTTCCGCCATCGTGTCTGTAACTGTATCGCCCGCGCGGCCCTGACGTCGCCCTGTCTCACTGCGCTCACACCAGTGAGggtttatatattatttttatacgtgGGCGTAGGCcgctattaattttattacgatGATAATAAGGTTAGTTTTACATAAGCAAAGTATAAACTTTCTAAAACACTGTACAGCGACGACAGGGCGgctatagtttaaataaattatttattttaaaaatgttacgaTAAGTGTAATCGTAATAGGTATAACTGCGCGACATTGTATAAATTCTGTTCCTCATTGACTCTTtaagcttttttaattaattttaattatttttttactacgaGCTAGTTGAGTACGCTTACTAttgtacgatatttttttaaatcgcagAATGACGGtatgcaaacattttttttatattcctagTGTTACATGAATGACTGCttagtttgtatattttttaaattaatattttagatataatatgacgtgttctgtttaaatataaaatatagtttcgTTGAAATTGGGGATTCGTAATTATTGACGAGAGAATGAAATATACCGAACAGGTAGTGAACATGCTGGCGACTGGCTCActagtttatataatttaagcGAAGtacaattagtttttaaattacatatcaatgcaaaatctgtttattgacaataattacgattaaaaaacttgttcattttgtttttgcctTTAAACTTATAAGGGTTTTGGTCAGTCACCAGCATGTTTTCACTTCGTTCGCCGTTCGATTCAAAATTCTTGACAAAACAATCTTATGCACGACGGGATCTCAATCAAATATCAatgtaatgaattttaaaactcCTCTTGTTAAGTGGAGacaatgtttttatataaataatttccgTTCCGCAGCTGTGAATAGAACTAATTAGCGAAATAGTTTGTaagaataaatttgtttattctgGATTGCGACCGGTCTTTGCGAGCTCAGTTCCCCGTGCGGTTATACTCGTAGATCAAACTTCCTATTGCATTTTCATTTAAGTCTTTATTTCTTATACCAGTGACGCAATAAAACTGTTGTTACTCTTCATTTCTCGTTTCCTAACTGTTGTTACAACTGAGTACAACCACACAGTGAGCTGAGCACAAGTACTTGCTACACTATCATTGCCAAACTGAGTTTCCCTAAGTCAACTTTCATATTATTAACTAGTCTACGTTTGTGTTGCACGGAACTTGTCGCTCCAGCCTTGTTACTAAGCGTCGTCACCTAACCCAGACTGTTGTATACAATGTGACCAACAAGCGTCGTGCAGCGCCAACCGTTTGATACCAGTACTTATTTCGcatattgtataatattgtgtaagTTAGCATGTCACGTCCGGTCCATTATGTACCAACATTACAACTTGTATTGCTTGTCAAAACTTACTGCAGACTAAGTAATGCACATTTTGTATGTGTCCTAACGTATCCAAGATATGACAACCGTGTTAGAatttcgtataaaatatttaaattgtttacccCTCCATCCACATAATTTACGAAGTTTCGACAAGTGATATAATTTGCAATGTTgccatgtaaaataaaagtacagaAGAGTGTTGCCAGCGGAGAGTGCACCTAATGTTATGCACATTTATGACGAGAATCGGGTGCGGAATCATGTGCCTTCAATGTTGATAAAAATTTTCATAGTTGATGCTTCTAATTAGTTGTAAGTTAACACATTGTAAATATAGAAGTAACGCTACGATCGTTtcgaactttttattttttattaatttaattaaacaaatcatttttttatttattgcctaaGGTTGCGTTGTGACGCGCATCTTCGAACACAAAATATCGTGATTGCGATGACTTTCGTTTTAGAACACTTCCTTTACATTCTGTTAGCGAGTgcatttacataacatttatgACCAAAATGCCATAAGAATCGGTTTTTAGACGTCGCTCAAATCTAGATTGTGTTTATTTAACACAACATTATTTAATCACTGCCAGTGTGTTTTCCATTCGTTTATAAGATTTATAAAGCTTGCCAATTCGTCTAAAGCTCATCTCTTGTGTATATTGCCACTCAATGGTACATCTCAAATTTTTTTAcgataatcataatattttgtgttcgAGACGCAGTACATTTTATAATGCCCAGTAATATAAACAGTGACCGCGCGACGCCCGGCCACTTGACAATATGACTGTATAAATAGATGAATTACTatatcgtttttaaattatattatacaaggCACTTGCTATGTGTAAGTACCTATGTACTACCAAAAAGGTCCAACAGAGGCGAAACTCTGTGCTGTCGGTAACGATACTTGAATCGATTACAATAatacgaatataaaataatctgcGATTTAATGTATCGAGTCGATACTAGCAGAATAGTTAGCCATGGGCTCAAAACTATGTCGGTTAAAAATGcttgttaaaattgtaaaaaatataatgttttccaATTTAGAGTGTACGAACGTGGAAGTAAcgatttgtaataaaacctaaGTATTAATTTCAGCAACGATACGACACGCGGTCGCCGCTCGCCGCGGCCGATGGTTAAAGTAAAAGAATTTCACTAATCggactgtattatttttttatctagcacatgtaacatttaaaaaataaactggaaCTGTGCCATatggttttgatttttatttaatttctacaaTTTCCCATTATACCAAGATGCAATAGTATCCATATTATTGAGACCGGTGTTATAATAGGCAAGGTTCAATGCGCAGAGACACTGAAGACACTGAATAAATAACCCATTCTGAAACCACAACGATCCAAAATTTAAATTCGGAATTGCATGTCGACACGTATGCATCAAGAAAACAAGGGACAAATAAAGTGCATTAATTTGTGCCTTAGAATGGCGGGATAgaaggaaaatatttgaaaagattgTAATAAAAACGCCTCATCAGTTcgagttgtatttattttaaagagcacttgaaatgtttatgtaattatattaaatacattttatccttgaatatattttaataaaattgaatatctaCACGAGCGTACAGCATTACGTTATGCAGTCAATGTAGTTTTATTAAccgcaaatttattttatttagattcaaacataaagaaaaaactaataCTTAATATCATCttagaatttaaattcaattaaattatacacTCTTGTATTAATACTGAATAGccgaaatataaataattataaaatttacaaaaaactcaataaattattaaacttacatGGAATTTCAAAGATATAGAAGCTCGTTATTGTCCTACAAACACTCACTTTATCTATATACCTACTATGATAATGTAATATGATACTGAACGTGAAGTTCAATACAGAATACTTTTAAATCACCTATTTATTAGGTGAAAGAGGTAGACAGATCAAAAATAAGTCTAAAACCTACTATCTGCAAAAAAACGAGTTACAAATAGCACACATTGAATTGTTTTCTATCTAATACTATAACAGTTATGAGCTCTAAGAGTGATTAAGAAGTTTAAAATACACCAGTCTGTATCTCAGCCACTACTTTATTATATAAGTACATCACAATATTTAAATCCGTATTTATTGATGTCTATACACCTACAAATATAATTCCATTATAGACAATTAAATTTCACTATTATAGTTGTGCATTTAAGTTATAGAAATATCGTATCTTCCTATTCATTTTTCACAAGTTGCTAACTTGGCTCATACAAGGCCTGTTTCAAGTATTCATCAGAACATTTTCTGCAGATACAAAGTACTATAGAAAAACTTTGTTCGGAACAAAACGTAACACTCAATTTATAACTTCAGTTTACAGACTTTAAATGGCTCAAAGCTCAATCCAAACATCAACATTGTTTCATAAGAGGCCATGTAACACACGACTCATGGCCATCGCAGTtgacacaaaaacaacaaaagtattgtcacaacacaatattttatgcaTCTTCAAGACTTCATAACCACTATTGGTAAAATTTCATCAATACCTCCACATACATAACATGTACGCGTCAAAAACGAAACCCATAAAGACAAATTATGGTTCCTATCTAAATATATCTCTTATGCCTTGTATCACTTGTTTAACGAATGGGTCATCATCTTCGTAACCAGCTGATCGGAGGTGATGCGTTGCACTTGAAATGAACTGTAAAGTAGAAAGGATTTTAGTatacaaaacaaagtaaaaggAATACAACAATTCAGCAAAGGgcaatttgacaaaaaatgtcTAGTCCGTCATTTCTCTAATTTTctttctcatttttattttatctcgcagacaaaaaattaaaaatctcgtgtgacgtcacttaccagtaagtTGTTTACTAGCTTGTGATGATTCTAGCCCCCAATACCATtaatttcatcatcttaagtgcttttaatattcctttctttttaatatgacAAAATGAATAATACGTATTCTTTATTCTTTGTAAATTGATATGGCGGAATCAATagagatttagtcaaatacccaataCCAAGTTAAAGTATGTTCTAAATACTAAATAGACATGAGTGTCATCTCACTTTCTCTAGATAGGTGAGCTTGGCCTGCGGACAGACGTCGTGCAGCATGTCCACTGCGTAGCGGTCGCTGTCGCGGTCCAGCAGCACGCCGCGCAGCTCCTGCAGGAAGGCGGCCAGTCCCGCGGCAGACAGGTCCGGGACCAGCTTCACGCTGAACTGGTAGCCTGTCGGCACGTCCGCCTTGTCATCGTCCTCCACGCGGATGCAACTGGGGAAATTGAGAAAACCAACTCGTATAAAGGTGGTTAAAGCGTGGTCAAAGAGTCGAAGTGAAGAGGGAAGATTCGTACTAATTCCGCTTTTTATATGGCAATACATTTTGGGGGAGGGggtaaaaggtaaaaaaatagcAGAGAAATAAaactgagaaaaataaatagaattttcatttccctttttgaaaattaaattgccAGAGAAAATTCACCAGAAAACTCACGTATTTCAGTGAAAAGTTTATACAAAGCAGTATGCATTACCGGTACTGCGAGGCGGTCCGGCCGGTGGGCCAGTGCTGCGAGGTGATGAGGCCCACGAAGGGCAGGCGCCAGTCCAGCGCGGCCTGCAGCGCGCGCTGCGAGCTCAGGTCCAGCGCCGACGGCCACGCCGGGAACTGCGGGTGCGAGTGCTGCCAGCCGCACACGCGCAGCCCCGCCGCGCGGAGCGACTCCGCCGCCTGGGACTGGCTCACTGGGCAGACGGAGGAAAACTGCTCAACGGCATGTTCATGAAATTACAGATTCGATTTTTTCGGATTATTCGGTTTATTCAATGGTTAACACATATTTGATTCAATTTCGGATATGAAatgttaaaatgattatttcgccttttttcatttggttttttttttgggaatcaCTAAACTCGAAAACCTCAGTGACAACATTCTACTTAAACTCCGCTCCGTTTGAATCCCGTTACTTACGATTACCCATCACTTTTGAGTCTCAACACTATATTTTCTGAATAACGTAGTTACCGGGGTCCATGTCACAGTGCGTGCTCCCGGCCGCCGCCCTGGCCACGCGGTATGCGGCCAGGCGCAGTGCGGGCCCGACGCGAGCCCCTCCCAGCAGCCCCATGACCTCGCCGCGGGACGTGTGCCCGTGTGCGTCCATAAGCAGCAGCGTCGACACGTGCAACTGGACCTCAAAGGGAGCCTGCATGTAGGCAGATTTCAGGATTATTAACAACTATTAGATGTTGTAACAGGTTACATTATAAGACtttcattttaacaattttgaGGTGAAACCTCTTTTCCGgagtttgaaaaaatattgcgcCACGCATTGGTATAATCTTACCaatccatttaaaaattataatatgagcAGAGCCCGtctttattttatgtgtagttCAACCACATATTTTTACCTTGTTCCCTTTCCCTACTGAACAATATTTACTCATTCTGAGCAATATTTCCCGAATATTGTGTGGTATGAGCGGGCTCACCGGTCTGTCCGCACTGTATGTCCGGCAGCGCAGCAGCTGCACGTGTTGCTTGCGCGGCGGGCGCTCGCGACGCGGCTCGGCGCCCACCGCGAACAGGTCGCCCGCCTCCGTGTGCATTATGGTGTAGCCGCCGCCGCCGTCCTAGCACACACAATAACAGACTATAAGCCGATAtcctttttaataatactatgCATATCTATaacaaattatcttttttatgtCAAGTTTAAGAACTAACAATTGATGTTTTACAGGTTTCATAACCCTACAATCATGTCACTAACAAAAtgataatgattaaattataattgtatgtcGATGCAATAAAGCATAGGCGATTCATCACCTTAAATGATAGTATCAGATAAATCTATACAGTATCAGATGaatttctttactttattaaacaaatttaaccAAAACTACTATCAACAAACTTGCATTAAAAACTTaccaaattaattttcttatgtCTCTTGGGCATAGGCTCGAACCTGCTGAGTGGCACAGCTATGGGAGCCTCTTGGGACCCCGTCTTAGCAGTATCCTCCTTTTTGGGTGTTGTCTTTATAGAACTACCCTCACTATCACTGTCCACATCTATCTCTATATCACTTTCTGGTTCtgagtctttcttcttttcaatttttatctggaaataatttattagggtaTATAAAGAGTTTTGACAAACATTTTCTTGTTGAGATTTCTGTAAATGGGCTTATGGCTAATAAATTGCTTTCAAAGATCAAGGGGCCTTACCACTTGCTCTCCTTCAGACACTGGCAAGGCCAGTCCAGATCCCAATACTATCTGCATCTTAGGACTTTTCAAACTATCCTCAGACAAACTGGAGTCCTTCCTCTGTCTCCCCGGAGGTGACTTCAGCAACTCCTTACTCTTGTTCCTACTCCCCTTATCATAGTTCCTTGACACTTTCCTTCTATGATTACCTATCTTTTTTTCAGCTTTAACTTTAGCCTGATACTTCACAATGTTCTTAGACACAATATCAGCTAATTCTAGATCAGAACCAATGGATTCTGTTGAGCCTATCACAAGGTCATCTTCATGCAATATTTCTGCGGGGTTTATAGCTATTAGGTCAGAGCTTTTATCTAATACATTGGGTTTGAGTAAacttttagaattgtttttctttctgtaAGGTTTCTTTGGCATGGTTATTGTGGGTGCTCCAGTGGTGAccatgttaataatattatttatgctgGTGACATCATCAGTGACTATTTCTTCTTGTACTACTGCTGGCACATTGTCATGGTCCTCATGTTTCTCCAGCCCAAATGATGGAGTCTCTAAGTTCACTCCATATTCAGCTTCTATTAATGCCTGTATCTCTGCTTCAGTCTTTGTTTTTAAGGTTTGCGATATTTTTCGTACATTTCTCCCATATTTTGCCTGGAAATCAGAcaagatttaataatacaacagAATGAGACAAAAAATCATTCACTATTTAAAAAGTCCTGTAGGAAATTAATTGTTCATTTGGTCTGATTAacacttttttaaacaatatgcAACTACTGTTTGTACTATATTTAGTATTATAGAGGTAAATAAACGCTTTACATACCATTTCTCTAATGAGAATCTCCCTTTCAGCCGGACTCCAAGCTGTGTGAGAGTCATTATAGTTTTTGTCAAATGACTTGTTGCCATAAAGCTTTCTTGGTGATCCTtccttaaatctaaaaataattttgttattagaaAAATTGCAAGTAggattttataatgtaaatctATAAATAGGTACACTTGTTGAATGAAACTAACCTATTGCTTTGCTTGTCATACCAATTTGTCTCCGTGGAGTCTAAAAGCCATTGTGGATGCACCGTGTCCTCCCGGTTGGAGCAAGAAGGTCTAAAGACATATTTTGGAATTTGTTTACAAGTTTTTCATCAGACCATTTATGACACAAATTTTAATCACAAagattgacttaaaaaaaaaacgatatcaatcgttaaaataaatagaacattAACATTGCTTTTCACTAAAAAAAGGCGAAATAAACTAGAGACCCTAAAATATTACGTTGTTTTGATTGCAGAATGGTGTCAAATCAACATCAACAAACACGGCCAATTGACTGTTGCGTAACcaagtattttaaataggaatataaattttaccttaTTATCTACAGAAAGAACCCATTTACTTACATTCCTTGATTATTTTGAGCAAAACaggaattaaaagaaaaatctccTAAAATGTCAATTTCGTCTTCATCCgccatttttgttttgacttttgaCTTTGTGAAAAATTGTGATTGAAAATTTATGACATTACtgaatttttacaataaaattttcatcacaaatattgtaatgaaaaaaaaatcctatacgttaaaatataattaaattattctgtttGAACAAATTACGATTCAAGCGTATACCCTCAGAGGAAATACTTTACTAAGTTCTATGTTCTATGCCTCCATTCTTGcttgattaattaaaacatatttcgctagaataaaatacttacttttaaaactttagtataatacataaaaagtattttaatatttaaagtcgtACGTATTGTACCAGAGCGTACAAAAGTCGAGCAGTCGCGTGATCGCATCCCTTGCGTGGGTACATCGTTAAATCTGTCAAACCCAGGAACGTCACATAAACTGTCACCGATCAGAATAAACACGTCAAGGACGTGTAGTTCAAATATCAACAAATTATCGCGACTGCCGACTATACCTAGTACACAGTCATCCTGGCCGCGGTTATTTAACAGCTGGGGGGGAAATCATCGTTAATGTCCTAGCGACAGTGCTGGGCGCTTGTTGTGGGCACTGCGGTTAGTGAGGGCGACATGAATATCATACGAAATATTACCGCGGTTGCTGTCCCGAGGCTCAGTAGGGGCTTTTCGGCATCTTCTGTAAAAAATGCGAAATACTCGTGAGTACTATTATCCATGTACGTTTATAAGAAGTCGCTTATCTCCTACAAAATTTGTGagttagatattttttcaatctaATCATGAATGCTATCAAACTTTTAGTACAATAGGATATTTATAGAtcgtgttatttaattaatatttaattggcCATGTGAAGACTTCAAGAATAGCATTCGCCTGTTTGCTAAACAAGCTTATTATACTAGAAATAACTATAAatgtttgattata
This is a stretch of genomic DNA from Trichoplusia ni isolate ovarian cell line Hi5 chromosome 6, tn1, whole genome shotgun sequence. It encodes these proteins:
- the LOC113494741 gene encoding axin, which produces MSHTPISGHPQGWEHKLADRSSLPPASGEEKNKSQSKYVFTQPHLSKVNMAWREQTEGSSGSSARSPASPPYMRWARSLHELLEDAEGVRLFRKYVGGAGGLHVDRLNFYFAVQGLRQEGEPAKIRQVVSAIYKFLRKSQLAMPEELKQHVKQSLKDGSNIEKNIFDTMEQEVTRAITETTYQSFLRSDAYVSYVSAATQPLSSPDASPPHPPREMPVGGLATLHEGQELGAGAGPAARLTHDALLATQSRRLHSDVAPHRKRSVYSAHVSYAGYCPASRQDSERASLSSGRTDSDAVSLSGSSVDGMSVRGVRESRESRHRPRLHGLDRNAVINKEQDTAMMIPRTQRVQSEQLRVLPPAEFAPLLIEKLERVRRDQEAKERLERRLAEGDGEEASSQALPPQLVAAAIREKLQLDDDNDQDILDQHVSRVWSERTPGASPPGGRRARPRHAPHAPHAPHAPRRAPSALSADSGHYDAPPDSLHHPHSLTRRSFSKKTVTELTDSGVSVVSEAGGVEPRILLWMAEGERLDRRAHRDLASRGSSAERDDLRRRDKPTPRTRGSGSKSSSGAGEAHTVVVVTFLDENVPYRFKVPASPLTLRTFKEYLPRKGNYRYFFKTNCADLDTVIQEEVSSDSDTLPMFEGKVMARVKSID